The following DNA comes from Triticum aestivum cultivar Chinese Spring chromosome 3D, IWGSC CS RefSeq v2.1, whole genome shotgun sequence.
TATACTACAAtaatatactagtactatatacGTATCGATTCTTCAGCTTGCATGTTTCCCGTACATACCGCACAAAAGACTTATCGTCTGTTAAGTTCAGGAGACCGTATTGGTGCCTGAATGAATTGTTCCTGCCTTTGTTCGCAACTCTGAAGCCGTCGAAAATTTCCTTCTCATTTCCTACAAGGAGCCAAAATGTTGCCAAAAAATAACCAGAACTCTGTATTCTCTTGTTCTTCAAACAAGAAGTGCTCATTTCTCGCGACTAACCGAGTTCGATCTCCTCTCTACTCTCACGATGGGTACTGCTCAGCCATCGATTCCATGCATTGTCACACCACACGTTATCGTGTGCAAGGAACAAATCAATTGCTTTAGTTTCTCTTCATAAAATGAGCACGCTACCATAAGCCTGTATACGATTACCATAAACAATTTCACGATACCTCAATAGTAGTACATGCTAGGAACAAACTAATCGAGCTGTAAATCAAGATCACACTGGCCATGATCAGCTGAGTGACACAACAGTTAGTCTAAGTGTTTCCCTTTCTGCTGTTGTCTCTTGTGGTGAGAAGAAACGGAATGAAAGCCAATGATATCAGCGAGGAAACATCCGAAGACCCTGACTGACATTCTCCATGCCTGTCCTACCTCACAATCATGGTGTCTTAGAATCAGCCATCGTCGACCCCCTGCCGAAAGTGCGCCGCAAGCAATCCAAATACTCCAACCAAAGGAAAACAGAAACACCCAACACTAATTGTGTCACAAGCGAACACTAATTCTGCAGCCTCTACTGATGAATGACACGCATCGGTTTATTCTCTTCGATCGGCAACGAGACAAAGGCAGGCAGCAGAGCTGCAGTGCAGTACACATTACAGAGTGACACGAGGAAGAAAAGAACAGAgctgagctagctagctagctaaacaAAACAAGCCAAACCGCTGCTGTCCTACTGATCTGTGGAAGCACGGGCTGAAAATACCTCTCCTAGTAGGTAGGTGAAACTATGGATGGGGCTAATCCTTGGCTCCGGCCGGCTCGTCAACGACGACGGTGATCCTGCCCTCGTCGAGCAGGGCGTAGAACTCGCGGGTGCGGCGCTGGTTGCTCCAGTGGTGCAGCTTCCACAGGTACCCCGCGAAGAGCCCCAGGCTCATCCCGTACACGATCTCCCTCACCACGCTCGGCGGCCGCCGACCCTTCATTCTcgcccccgccgccgacgccgcctgcGTCGCCACCTTGTGCGCCGTCGTCGACATGGCAGATGGCACCTACCTCCCTCTTCTCGTGCGTAGCCGCTTTGGAGCAAAGTGTCAGAGTAAGATGCTTTTGATGAAGAGGAACCGAGCGCGGCAGCCCTGCGGTGGACGGGTGGAGGCGCCGTGTCGGCCGAGGTGGCGGGCGCGTGGCGAGCTCGCGCCACGCGTGCGTTGCGCTCTCCCAAGCGGCGCCGTCACAAGACCTCCTCGACAGCGCCTTAAGCGCCACTTGGAGCAAGCGGCGCCCACGCAGGCaccttcatgggccggcccattataagATCGCTCCCTCGCTTCGTTTCCTTTTAGCTTCTGTTCGTTCGCTCGATCAACTCAGCCTCCGGTTCTTGAATTCAGAAAAGTACAGAAATTTGTAAAAAGTTCATTGATTCAGAAAAGTGAAAAATTTAAAAACAGTTCATCGAATAGGAAAAAatgtcatcaaatttgaaaaagttcattgagtttaaaaatagttcacgaatttgaaaaaatatttcatgaagtttgaaaaaagtttgatttgaaaaaagttcatcgaaattcaAAAACGTTCATCGAataaaagttcaccgaatttgaaaaaagttcatcaaagttgaaaaaagttcattaaattttaaaaaaagttcatcgagtttacGAATTAGAAAGTTCACAAAAAAattcattgaattttaaaaaaCGTTCATCGATTTTGAATAAAAAGTTCACGAATTGGAAAAAAGTTCACTGTGTTTTTTAAATCGTGCATTTAGGAAA
Coding sequences within:
- the LOC123074052 gene encoding putative cytochrome c oxidase subunit 5C-4, which codes for MSTTAHKVATQAASAAGARMKGRRPPSVVREIVYGMSLGLFAGYLWKLHHWSNQRRTREFYALLDEGRITVVVDEPAGAKD